The sequence below is a genomic window from Musa acuminata AAA Group cultivar baxijiao unplaced genomic scaffold, Cavendish_Baxijiao_AAA HiC_scaffold_641, whole genome shotgun sequence.
TTCAACAGATGAGGAGGATTGGGATCGTCCAGACGACTCCGACGGTAAGATGATCGGCGGACAGAGCCGCACATTCTCCCCCTCATCTCTCTCCGTCGTATCAGGTTTCTTTTCTGTTCCTATCCCTATCCCTCTTGGTCATGGGATTTTCTTTAGGTTTCCTCGTGAATCCTTGTTTCTGGGTTTTCTTTAGTTTACTTCATGTTCTCGTGACTTGTTTTGGGTTTCTTCACGAATCTTGCAAGTTGTTTCACGGTTTTCTTCAGCTCGCCTCTACTTCCCTCTTTCCGCTGTTTCTCTTGATCGAATCTTCTGGTTTTTAGATTTATTTACgtctcttgttgaaattttcagtGCTTTCTTCAGTCTTCACCTGATTATTCTTTTGGGGTTTCTTCCGGTTCCCCTTCTTCACTCGTCCTTCCTCTCCTCTCGTCCCCGTTTCTACTGTTCATTGCTGTTGAGATTTCTTTAGGTTCGTTCTCGATTCAGTCTTCTTCTGAATGGTGGGGATTCTTTAGGTTCATCTTTCTCTTCTGCGATCTTCTCTCCTCCTCTCTATGTCACCCCTTTCTCCTACTGTTCCTCTTGATTTGAGCTTCTTGTTCTTGAGATTTCTTTAGGTTTGTTCTTGAATATTTTGGGTCTTCATCTCCTCGTCTCGTCTACAACTCCTTTTGGTCGAAGCTTCCTGTTCTTGGGATTTCCTTGGGttttctacttcgatcttttccgCTTTGTTCTTTGGGGGCATGTTTCGGTACCCGCTTCGTGTAAGGTAAAGTTCATACCAGTTTGATTGCGCATTGGTTATTTGTTttctttaggatttgattttaCTGCTaaggtgcctctctctctctctcttggtgaTGGACGCAATTGTGCTTTTGATCTATGTTTCATAGATGTGAGCATGCATGTCTGATTAATCATTCAAAAATACTCGGACATGCATTATTTATCGTTTTACTAAAGACATGCATGCTCAGACTTGTCGTTTTACTAAAGACGAGTTTCCGTCACCATTTGATTGTGGAACTcgttgcagatgtcgatttttacTTCTGGATAAGTTGGATTTAAGGTTATGTGGTGTGGCGTCGGCTTTTTCCCTGTTTCATTTTATATGTTCTAGTTCTGTTATGCTTATTTATCATCacggggatgtagctcagatggtagagcgctcgcttagcatgcgagaggtacggggatcgataccccgcatctccatttttaatttattttttttgtttgatttgaatATTAGTTGGGCTGCAGTATGTTGTAGAGGACCCCATCGATGGCCGGACTATTGGGAGGAGACAGGCGACACCGCTCTGCTAGCTAGCTCCGCTATCTGCTGCCCCGACAAGGCCGCGTCAGTGTACGAATCCTTATAGTTTCCGTTCCGTGAGCTTTAATTATTTCTCTTCAAAACGTTTACTGCTTTGGGGTCAATGCGGTGTGAATGTGGAAAGGTCGTGGGTTCGCGTTTCATGCAATTAACTCGTTCGTCTCACTCTCCTATCGTCTAAATACTACTACAAGCAACTTCTCCTCACTCTCTCTAGACgatatttgattattattattattattattattattattattattattattattattattgttgttattactactattttttattatttgtatcAAACTTGCATGGGTTAAAGAGGTTCCTCCTCGTTCGATCCCGGAGGTGCTCCTGTTTCGTCGGGCTTTGCATCCACCATCTTGCAGATTCTCCTTAACTGAGCTGGTGATTGTTATTAGctcatttaaaaataaaaaaaataaaaaatcgtaGATACCTACCTACCTGTACAACAGAGAAAACCATGATATGAAACAAATTTTAATAAATCAGGGTGATCAACACACTATAAAGCATTcccaagacatttaataattcaataACAACATTCTATACAATTTAGTTTGTTTATAATAAAAGATAAATCCAATGTTCACTAGCTTCTAAGACATTTGCATATATTTGCTACTCATCCACCTCGACCTAATGAAGCTTATATCCAATTTCTTCAACTCCCAAGTATTATACAAACAACATGGGGTTCATCAACCTTTTGATCATCGCTCACTCAGCAACTCATCATATGATTGTAGAAATACAAACCAATAAAAGCCAACATAATTTGTGATTTCCAAAAGGATATATTATACATACATAAGGAGATTTCCCATTACGAGGTCTAATGCTAATCCAACTTCAATCAATTGGCACATGCCACTACCATATCAGTACTGCAAACGATGATCTATAATATACCTCAGCTAGGAGTGTAAAGACTGCCCAAGAAATCTATATCATCTCATCATTCTTCAACAGCATTGAATATGCAAACAAAAATCTATATAATATACTCCTTATCTAAACACACACTTTCCTGTCTTTCCTAATTTTGAACTGTAAGCATAAAGGAAATTTAGTCCTCAAAATATTCAGTAAAATTTGTCCAAGTACATGATCCTTGGTTGAAATGTAACTCTTAAAAGAGCAACTTCCCGATAGAAATTTTATACCACCAGTTGGTGTCCGTTCCTGATTCCTATCAGTAATAAATCATACACGAAGATTCCGTAAGAGACATTCTAACAACGTAATTCAACTCATTCACTTCATCAAAAGAGGATAATACAGAGGATGACCCtccttctataaaaaaaaaagaagaaaaatctacAATGTGCAGAAGCTGAGACAAACAGAGAAATAAATAAACCACAAGAAAGAATACTAGCACAAAAAATTGACTGATCAACAATCAAATGAAGTTCTACATCAAGCACAACAAAATATTTCTCAAAGACAATTGTCTGTGAACAAACATCGCAAACATAATACATAAAAACACTAATCCAAATCTCGCAGTCATGTTTATTCTTTAGAGACAAATGTGGAAGCAAAGAAGACGATGACTACCCAACTCAGCACATACAGCACAAATTGTAAACcaattccaaatccttcctacacCAGCTCATGTTCAACCTATTGGAATTATAAACATTGTGCCATtgtctataaatatatatgtatatgtatatatatatatatatatatatatatatacatacatatatgtatatgtatatatatatatatatatacatatatatatatatatgtacatatatatatatatatatatgtacatatatatatatatatatatacatatatatagatatgtatatatatatagatgatgtctacatgtatatacatatatatatatacatatcaacaTCACACATGTAGACAACATCGTACTAAAAAGATACATTCACTTCATTATAGATAAGTCATTAAGCACGAAGAAACAATCAGAAATTACATAAGACTTTCAAGATAAGGAATCTTTAAGCTATTTGAAAGCAATCAAAGCTGAGATAGACATTTTTAGAAAAGAAATCAGGCGAAAGGAGTAATACTTGCGGGCGTGGAGAGCGGCGGGGCCGAGGTACGTCTCACGGTTCCATAGCTAGGACAGAAGGTTCTGCAGTAGGTCTCGCGGTTCCTTCGTGCCCTGGGAGATCTCCTTCCGCGGGTGGCCGGTGGGGCTTCATCGGGCAAAagaaggaaagagaaagaaagaaatccgCTCAACATTGAGAAATTACTGCCATAGGTCAGTCAATTAAGCACCAAGGAAAAAATCATGTATCACATGAAAATTATTcaagaaaaaaacatatataaatcTTGAAAGCGAACAAAGCAGAGCGAAAGATTTCTTTAGAAaagaaatcaaataaaagaaTGAGCAATACCTGGAGGGCATGCGGGCCCGAGGTAGGTCTCGCACTCGTACATCCCGACCAGTTCCGCGCCATCCTTCGAGATCCCCGTCCTTTGCCGGGCACCAGGGCTTCATCTTGATCCACAGCTTCACGCACTTGTAATGAACTGTGACTATGTCCACGACCGGATCAACGATCACCAACTGCCGCCGAGTACAGGATCTTGGTGAGGCGGGCGACGCCGTTGTAGCCATCGATGTTCGCCCACTCGGAAGGACCGGCGGAAAGAGACGGAGGGGTCCGTCTCGTTCCTGATCTTGATGAGGGCATCCAAGATCATGGAGCCGCATTCGCCGAGGTCGATCTTGCGGTTTGTCCGGCGGAGAAGGTCTCGATGCGCTTGGCCTTGGCGGATTCGGACTGAGATGAGAGAGATAGGACGTAGAGGAACCGGCAGCGATGGCCGGGGTGGGTGAGGGGGAGACCGCGCGCGGAGGATACCCCTCGCTGTCGCGGCCACCAGAGGCGAGAAGAGAACCAACTGCGAGCGAGAGGGAACGAAAGAAACGATAAAGTTTGTTATGGGGTAAGAAGATAAGTCGGTCACGACCAAGATCGATAACATTTACACCCGTTAATTCCGTTACCCGTCTATTATACCTGGCTTGTCATTGGTTAATCTAAGATATATAGAAACAAGACATCGGTTCTTACGATGTCGATAGCGATTGTGTACACGGCAGTAATACACCACCTGAGCCAGCCGTCTTCGATATGAAGTATCAGACGATCCTTCCGAGTAGCAGTGGGAGTCAGCAAAACGAAAAGTTCGAATTTTTTTCAGCAGAAAGGAAAAGTTAGAAATGGAAATGTCATCCATTCCAAGAGAACCATAAAAGGCAGAGACACCTTCGGTTGATGAGAAGCCGGGACCAACATATACATAATGAAGGACCCATTCGTCTTCTTCATGGCAATACCATAAGAATATGTCTCACTAATCCTGATATCTGAAATCTATCACCAATAAAAATACTACCAAAagcaaatttataataataataattaaaaaaaacccaacccaacccaactaAAGAGGAACGATCCCAGTGAAGTCAAAAGGAGGCACGCGTGATTTCAATCCCACATTTCCAGCAATACGAACCGAAAACTGCATGAACCGGAAAACGAGAATCAAACCGCCGCCACGGGTTGAACAAACGCTCCAGCCGACAAGGGACGAAATGAAGTGAGGCATAGCTGCTATAACCTAAAAGGACGCCAGAAGCCAGCCGTGCTTTCTCGCGTGCTCCATGTACTGCTGGAACTTCTCCTCCACATTGGGAATATCAAGAGCTAAGTCATCGAGCCCATCCCTTACTCTTGAGAACCCTTTTGTCATTTGATTCATGGTGATCAACCATTCATCGAAACACACCTGCAGCAAACCCAACAGCCTCTCGTTCTTCTTCTCCATCGCCATAACCAATGCCTTCTTTACCACTTCATGATTGAAGAAAGGCATTCCCAAATCACGGATACACTGGCACGCTTCTCCCACATCGCCTCCGCTCTCATATTCCTCCAGAAGCTTTATTATCTTGTCCTTTGCATCCTCCACCGCCCAACCAGTGCCACCGCCCCAGCATCTCAGAAGTCTCTCACCAGCATGCCGAGCAGATGCTAGCGAGCGAGCCATGTGAACAGTTTTACTCCCGCTGCAATTGCGCGGGAGCTTGCTGTTGATCTCCTCCAAGTTGAGCGGTGCTAAGACATCATCAATTACGGCCCTGGCCAGGAATAGTGCTAGCTCATTTGAGGCATCCAATATGTCCAATGCCGCATCCTCAGCTGACTCGAGCAGCATTATGAACCCATCAACAATGTCATCTCTTGAGAATATTTCCATGCTAAGCGCAGATAACAGAACAGATGCCATCTCCTTCTCCCTGTACTTGCGGTCCATCGCAAGGGTTATTAGTCTCTTAATAAAAACAGGATTGTACTCCGGAGCACCTAAATCTTCGAGACTTCTAATAAGCTCTGGTATGTCATCAGAGAGAAAGTATTCCCGTATTATCGTAACAGCTTCTTCTTTGTACTTCCTCAATTTCTCATAACCTTCATCTCTGTCTTCGTCCTCTGCCTCTTTTGATTGGAGAAAAGAAGGGTCAAGCCATCCACCAGAAATCGCTTTAGGAACTATCATCTGGAATAAGGATTTTGCAGCAGGAATATCAAGAGACAGGTCATCGAGGCTCTCAGCAAGCCGTGAGAAACCCTTGGTCATCTGGCTAGGACTGATTAAAAGTTCTTCTGCTGCTTCTTTTAAAAGCTTCAATATAAGAGGCTCTGATGTTTGATTTTCCATTGCCTGCACCAGTGCCCGCTTCACAACCTCGTGATGGAAGAACGAAACTCCCAGCTCCCTTATGCACCTACAGGCCTCTGCTGTGTCTCCATTCTCTATATATTCTCTCAACAAATCTGAGATCTTCCTTTTGACCTCTTCGACAGTGAAATGAGTGGTGCCACCCCATCGACGCTCAACTAACTCTGCATGGTGGGGAGCCGAGAGATAACTTTTTTCAGCAGTTTGAACAACCTGAAGACCTTTAGAGGATTCAGAAAGTGTTTTCTTCGCTTTTGTGAGAAAGGCAGGAGGTAGGATGTCATCAACAACTGCACGGGCTATAAACAAAGCCAGCACATCAACAGCATCAAGTATGTCAAGCGCCAAATCGTCAACAGCCTCGAGTAACATGAGAAACCCTTGGCTGATCTGGGCCGAAGTAATTACATCGGCATACAGGGAGGATAGCAAAACAGATGCCATCTCTTTCTCTTTGTCATGCCGGTCCATCGCCATGGAAACAAGTTTCTTAACAAAGAAGTGATGATACTGATCAGACCCAATATCTCCAAGATCCGTGGCTGCCACTTCTACCGCACCAGTGCTGAAATACTCCTCTATGATTGTTGCCACAGATTTCTTATAGTCATCTATAGGGTTAGAAAGAGTGGCACCCACGAGCTGATATGGTTCCTGAAATTGCAAACACAATGAATGTGTAATCCTCATCAAGTGTCTGTTTCTTGAGCTTTCCCTAATCATACATGATAACAAAAGAAGGATATAACTACTGTACAAAAATACACAAGCACCTTCATATATGCATATGAAGTCATATGTATGTCTCCAGATATAAAAGAGTGAATGTGAGAGTCTCATACCTCTCCACTATCATAATTAGGATCATTCGGGTCGACGCGTGAATCAGGATCAGCATCCAAGAGCTTGCCCCATGTTCCTTTGCCACCAGCACCATCTGAATCACATACTCGGTGAAGGAACATTCCGATTTGTTAAGAAAAAGACAATAATAAAGAACCAATGACAAcaatattaataaatttatacTTTTAGCTGAAATATTGAAACTAAATAGTATAGTAGCAACATGATGCAGTAGACATTGAGAGTATATAATAAGTATAAACAAGACTAAGAACTGCTTGTCCTTTAAACTACTTAGAAAACAAATCAAATTGAgtccatgaattttttttttttgaaatcaatTGTTTCTATAATGTCATAATTACGGTATTAGTAAATGCTGATTGTCTCCAACAAAATCTAACTAGTCCATGAACAGATGCAGAACAACCTACAACCACCAAATGCAATCGATACTGCCACTCCATAATTTTTACTTCAACAATAACTCAAATCTAACAGCGTGACAATTCTAATTCTGGATATTCATGGATGATCTCCACATCAATTTTAACCCTAACTAGGAATGGTGGAGATATCCAAGAACATCCATGTTTAGACAaagctaaaataaataaaattcttatAGGAATCAAGTAACAATAGAGAAACTAGAGTAGCATGAGAAAATACCCTATAAATTATAATTCATCTGAAAAACCCTCCAAAAACATTAACATCCAGCTACGAACAATAGAACAACTAGAATAGCATGAGAGATTCATCTAAAAAGCCTTCCATGGGCATTAGCATCCAGTTAATAAGTTCTCTTTTCTTATCTAAAAATTATGTATAAAAATAACAAGTAGACCTCTACACTATATATAAAATGCTGAAAGGGGGGATATCTAGAATTTCAAAGCAATACAAAAAGTTAATATTGGGTGACAAAGcattaaaaataattaacaacAATTCATAGAGCAAAAACAAAATAAGCAATAGTAAGAAACCGACTTGCCAGTCATATATCTAAACATTGAAAAAGTTATTAAGTAAGCTAGTGCATATATTCTAATTGATATTCttcttcctttggttttgtcaacagAGAGAGATGAAGACAACCTTCTTGAAAAAGAcagcaaaatataaaaataacagGAAATCCAACTAATGTAATTGGTAAAGTATAAAAAGTGGTGGCCTATAATGACATTAGAATGAATACCTAGAACCAGAATGCTTCAGAATGTAAACTGTAATGTTAttgcccaaaaaaaaaaacaacaattgACAATATGGCATTTCTTGATGAAGCAAAAGCtagcaaaatatttttttcttcaaaatttctATTGCAGTACTAGCTTTCACAAattatgctaaaatagtgagtagTGACTCTATGGTCTTTTACAAGAAAGGAATATGTTAATCTCTCCATACATAATCCAACTTTGTTAGATGATCTCAACTAAGACCTGACTGATAGTTATATAACTAATAAGAATAGTGGGGTATCATGGTCAAAAGTATTTTCTCTTGATCTCTCAACTTAAATGTAAATACAAGTTGCCCAGTTTGAACACCAACACTGGTGCCATAGAATATACAGCTACCTTAATTACATTTGCCAATGTCGATGGTGGATATCTGGCCCACCCTTACCCACTCAAACACCCCAAAGAAAAGGTCCCAACAAAAAGTAAAAGTCCCATCGATAGACAAACATTCTCAAACAAGATGGAAAAGAATGATGACAGTATGTCTTCACTAATAGGCTGGTAGAATTCTCTTTAGCATCTGTTAAGCAGCAGCTGAAGCAAATCAACTTAGGAATCATGTTTCTATAATCATGTACATGTTATCAAATTTCAAACTCCAATTAGCTTATTTTTAAAAGGGTGCGACTTTCATCAACTTTGCATGACCACATCATAAATACCTCGACAGATCTTTATTATAGGATTTGTCTTCATAGAATTTTTTAATTCAAATGATATATTGTCACTTGATTTCTTTTTTAAACTCAACAGGTAGTTTTACTGTTGCCTGTTCATTAGTTTCATCTAAAACTTTAGCAGTAACAATTGACGACTAGAACTATTAAAGCTTTACACATGATCAGAAATGTAAAAGCCAAAAGAATGAAAGCAATAGTCTGAGGATTTTGCACAAACATATGGCAAGGTTACCATCTGAAGGTAAAATAGTGCAACAGCTATAATTCTAAAAAGCTAACAATCAATTCTCTAAAACCTGCAATGTGACAAACCGTTTGCATCAGCTTTATGAGAAATCAAACAAGGTAAGTACGATTGCAGTTTCGAAACACGCAATCCTTGTGTCTAAGGTTGCAGAACTTCCTCATGAGAAGCAGTGATGCTTGtataattaaaaatgaacttgatgCTACGAACAACGTGGTTACTCAAcacattaattttctttttgtctgcaAAATATGATCTTTGGAACCAGTTTATGATAGCTTAGCCAAGAATTGAAGATTTAATCCACTCCATATAACAAATTACTAAATTTCACGAAGGAACTCAGATGTGCAAACCACAAAGAAATTTAGTTTCAAGGAAGTATCAAGGGTATCAAGGAGAAAGTTGCAAGCTGGGCATCATATACAGGCTTCTTTTGGtcaaaaaaattgaagaaaacaATCATGTGTTGTATGGCAGACCACTAAAGGTGTAATCAATGGTAGGATCTGATAAATTTtgcataatataataattagatATGAGGGCCAATAGAAGTACTAAGATGACCTTGGGTGCTTAAAAAGGCAAAACTCCCCAAATTTACAgatttatatgtaacaactgcacaTAAAAACAGACAATTCTTACTGCACCTAAAGTGAGATGCATAAGGTTGTTTTATCTAAGAACACATCTTATTACTACAATTCAAAACTTAATTTGAGATATACCAGCCATAAATGCAGATCACAAACCATAGTGAATATAGAAGGTTGTTTCACTAAAACTTGGGCATGATGGGCTCAAACCACTGCCAACCTCAATGTACATGAACGGATAAAGTAGCTTAGTCTGCCAAAAGACCTAAAGAAGGCATGCATCAGCATCATTTATTAAAGTAAAGGGTCCATCACATGCCTTGGTTTTCCCCCTGGCTTCTTTCTTTGACGAAACCCATTATGAATGAAATAATTCAATGAAGCATGACCAAAAAAGTAACATTGTATTAGGCTAGATGCAACTCCAACAAAGTACCAAAAGTCTGATATATTATGCAACCAAAGTAAAttgttaaatcaatattttttctaaacgTGATTCATTTAACACGCCCCAAATGAATTATTGAGGACTAAAAAGCAGTTTTTCGAACATAACAAACTTGTAATTTTTTTAGTTGTATATGCTTCTCGTTACTTTCTATAATGTATCAGGACTTATAAAACACAAAATATATTTATTCATGCTCATCATTTTACAATTTTTGACATAATTTCATCAACCTTCAATCCAAATCTGGCATGTTCATAACATTACTTCACTcatgttcaaagttcaagttgtACATGATCAAGTAACCTACAATGACATTTATAGATCATTTAATGTTCCAATTTCATTATAAAACCCATTCAAgattatcatatcaaatatatatatgacAAAAACCTATGCAAACCAGCCAAAACTGCAAATTTTAAGATGGTTTGCAGTCAGTGTTGGCAGATTGATCCAAGGATTACTAACCTAATCTACGAAATATACGCTGACGCTCTTGTTTTCTATTTATATGAGACTTCTCTAAAAGGCAACGGAAATTTGGTCAACTGAAGGGATGAAaaaaacaatgaaaaaaaaagaaatccagAGAGATGGTTTTACTACAGAacaatgaaaaataaataaattctgaTATCCCTCAGCAACCTATCCTCATCTCCTGGTAGCTATCTTGACAAAGAGTTATTACAATCCCAGAAAAATTGGGGACAAGAAGATTCTCAATCCTGCCCCAGTTAATTATCCCCCCTCCTTTAAATTGCCTTTCCAAAATTGAGCTCTTATGCATCCGTAGGCAACTCAGCATATCTAAAACTACATATGACCAAAACAATTACACAAAATTTTTCACACAAACTAGCACAAAATACATACACCGGCAGATTAATGAAAAGTCCAGATCATCAGCAGTACAACGTTGCCTGTCTGCAGTGTTTTGTATTTTAAATTCTGACCTATTCTcttcatttttaattttgtaaTCTGACGTTATTGCCACAGAGtatattatgaaataaaaatacAGATAAAGACGCCATACTGTGCACAAAAACATAAAATCGACTCGTCATGCCTTCTAACCTAAGTATCTTTATCCCACTCACTCACCTTAAAATTAAGGGATAACAAATATATTAAAGTCGGACGTCCATCAGTTCATGTTTCAGATCATCTCCAAACGCCGCATA
It includes:
- the LOC135662681 gene encoding MA3 DOMAIN-CONTAINING TRANSLATION REGULATORY FACTOR 1-like; translated protein: MASPKKEGFLTEEQREVLKIAAQKAEVLSSSPKSPTKLVLSEIHTKGGGGGGGGRSPSSGVRHVRRSHSGKLVRVKKDGAGGKGTWGKLLDADPDSRVDPNDPNYDSGEEPYQLVGATLSNPIDDYKKSVATIIEEYFSTGAVEVAATDLGDIGSDQYHHFFVKKLVSMAMDRHDKEKEMASVLLSSLYADVITSAQISQGFLMLLEAVDDLALDILDAVDVLALFIARAVVDDILPPAFLTKAKKTLSESSKGLQVVQTAEKSYLSAPHHAELVERRWGGTTHFTVEEVKRKISDLLREYIENGDTAEACRCIRELGVSFFHHEVVKRALVQAMENQTSEPLILKLLKEAAEELLISPSQMTKGFSRLAESLDDLSLDIPAAKSLFQMIVPKAISGGWLDPSFLQSKEAEDEDRDEGYEKLRKYKEEAVTIIREYFLSDDIPELIRSLEDLGAPEYNPVFIKRLITLAMDRKYREKEMASVLLSALSMEIFSRDDIVDGFIMLLESAEDAALDILDASNELALFLARAVIDDVLAPLNLEEINSKLPRNCSGSKTVHMARSLASARHAGERLLRCWGGGTGWAVEDAKDKIIKLLEEYESGGDVGEACQCIRDLGMPFFNHEVVKKALVMAMEKKNERLLGLLQVCFDEWLITMNQMTKGFSRVRDGLDDLALDIPNVEEKFQQYMEHARKHGWLLASF